A genomic window from Salvelinus sp. IW2-2015 linkage group LG13, ASM291031v2, whole genome shotgun sequence includes:
- the LOC111971414 gene encoding LIM/homeobox protein Lhx9 isoform X3 yields the protein MEVVGCKAEASSCTLRRSGAGAMLFHGISGDHIQGIMEEMERRSKTDSRLAKGVQLNGRESTMPSMGPEKPALCAGCGGKISDRYYLLAVDKQWHLRCLKCCECKQHLESELTCFAKDGSIYCKEDYYRRFSVQRCARCHLGISASEMVMRARDSVYHLSCFTCTTCNKTLTTGDHFGMKDSLVYCRVHFETIAHGEYPHPGLNYSELAAKGGGLALPYFNGTGTAQKGRPRKRKSPAMGIDIASYNSGCNENDGDHLDRDQAYPPSQKTKRMRTSFKHHQLRTMKSYFAINHNPDAKDLKQLAQKTGLTKRVLQGEQILGHYSQTSRRLKIP from the exons ATGGAAGTTGTGGGCTGCAAGGCAGAAGCGAGCAGTTGCACATTGCGTCGTTCAGGAGCGGGAGCCATGCTGTTCCACGGGATCTCCGGTGACCACATCCAAGGCAtcatggaggagatggagaggagatccaAAACCGACTCGCGCCTGGCCAAGGGCGTTCAGCTCAACGGAAGGGAATCG ACCATGCCTTCAATGGGACCGGAGAAGCCCGCGTTGTGTGCTGGCTGTGGAGGCAAAATCTCGGATAGATATTACCTACTCGCTGTGGATAAACAGTGGCACCTGCGGTGCCTCAAATGCTGTGAATGTAAACAACATTTGGAGTCAGAACTCACGTGTTTTGCCAAGGATGGCAGCATCTACTGCAAGGAGGATTACTACAG AAGGTTCTCAGTGCAGAGGTGTGCGCGCTGCCACCTCGGGATATCGGCATCGGAGATGGTGATGCGTGCACGGGACTCGGTGTACCATCTGAGCTGCTTCACGTGCACCACGTGCAACAAGACCCTGACCACCGGCGACCACTTCGGCATGAAGGACAGCCTGGTGTACTGCCGGGTCCACTTCGAGACCATAGCCCATGGAGAGTACCCACACCCCGGCCTCAACTACTCCGAGCTGGCGGCTAAAGGCGGAGGTCTGGCGCTGCCTTACTTCAATGGCACTGGGACAGCTCAGAAGGGAAGGCCTCGCAAGAGGAAGAGCCCCGCCATGGGCATAGACATCGCCAGCTACAACTCAg GTTGTAATGAGAACGATGGAGACCACCTGGACCGTGACCAGGcctaccctccctcccagaagacCAAGCGCATGCGCACCTCCTTCAAGCACCACCAGCTCCGCACCATGAAGTCCTACTTTGCTATCAACCACAACCCCGACGCCAAGGACCTCAAACAGCTTGCCCAGAAGACAGGCCTCACCAAAAGAGTTCTACAG GGAGAACAAATCTTGGGGCATTACAGCCAAACTTCCCGACGTTTGAAAATTCCCTAA
- the LOC111971414 gene encoding LIM/homeobox protein Lhx9 isoform X1, which translates to MEVVGCKAEASSCTLRRSGAGAMLFHGISGDHIQGIMEEMERRSKTDSRLAKGVQLNGRESTMPSMGPEKPALCAGCGGKISDRYYLLAVDKQWHLRCLKCCECKQHLESELTCFAKDGSIYCKEDYYRRFSVQRCARCHLGISASEMVMRARDSVYHLSCFTCTTCNKTLTTGDHFGMKDSLVYCRVHFETIAHGEYPHPGLNYSELAAKGGGLALPYFNGTGTAQKGRPRKRKSPAMGIDIASYNSGCNENDGDHLDRDQAYPPSQKTKRMRTSFKHHQLRTMKSYFAINHNPDAKDLKQLAQKTGLTKRVLQVWFQNARAKFRRNVLRQENGNDKADGTSLPPPSSDSGALTPPSSAATLTDLTNPSITVVTSVTSSLDSHDSGSPSQTTLTNLF; encoded by the exons ATGGAAGTTGTGGGCTGCAAGGCAGAAGCGAGCAGTTGCACATTGCGTCGTTCAGGAGCGGGAGCCATGCTGTTCCACGGGATCTCCGGTGACCACATCCAAGGCAtcatggaggagatggagaggagatccaAAACCGACTCGCGCCTGGCCAAGGGCGTTCAGCTCAACGGAAGGGAATCG ACCATGCCTTCAATGGGACCGGAGAAGCCCGCGTTGTGTGCTGGCTGTGGAGGCAAAATCTCGGATAGATATTACCTACTCGCTGTGGATAAACAGTGGCACCTGCGGTGCCTCAAATGCTGTGAATGTAAACAACATTTGGAGTCAGAACTCACGTGTTTTGCCAAGGATGGCAGCATCTACTGCAAGGAGGATTACTACAG AAGGTTCTCAGTGCAGAGGTGTGCGCGCTGCCACCTCGGGATATCGGCATCGGAGATGGTGATGCGTGCACGGGACTCGGTGTACCATCTGAGCTGCTTCACGTGCACCACGTGCAACAAGACCCTGACCACCGGCGACCACTTCGGCATGAAGGACAGCCTGGTGTACTGCCGGGTCCACTTCGAGACCATAGCCCATGGAGAGTACCCACACCCCGGCCTCAACTACTCCGAGCTGGCGGCTAAAGGCGGAGGTCTGGCGCTGCCTTACTTCAATGGCACTGGGACAGCTCAGAAGGGAAGGCCTCGCAAGAGGAAGAGCCCCGCCATGGGCATAGACATCGCCAGCTACAACTCAg GTTGTAATGAGAACGATGGAGACCACCTGGACCGTGACCAGGcctaccctccctcccagaagacCAAGCGCATGCGCACCTCCTTCAAGCACCACCAGCTCCGCACCATGAAGTCCTACTTTGCTATCAACCACAACCCCGACGCCAAGGACCTCAAACAGCTTGCCCAGAAGACAGGCCTCACCAAAAGAGTTCTACAG GTATGGTTCCAAAACGCAAGAGCCAAATTCAGAAGGAACGTTTTGCGACAGGAGAATGGTAATGACAAGGCCGACGGCACGTCACTCCCGCCGCCCTCGTCCGACAGCGGCGCTCTGACGCCCCCCTCCAGCGCGGCCACACTAACAGACCTGACCAATCCCTCTATCACTGTAGTGACCTCCGTCACATCTAGTTTGGACAGCCATGATTCGGGGAGCCCCTCACAGACTACCTTGACAAACCTTTTCTAG
- the LOC111971414 gene encoding LIM/homeobox protein Lhx9 isoform X2, translated as MEVVGCKAEASSCTLRRSGAGAMLFHGISGDHIQGIMEEMERRSKTDSRLAKGVQLNGRESTMPSMGPEKPALCAGCGGKISDRYYLLAVDKQWHLRCLKCCECKQHLESELTCFAKDGSIYCKEDYYRFSVQRCARCHLGISASEMVMRARDSVYHLSCFTCTTCNKTLTTGDHFGMKDSLVYCRVHFETIAHGEYPHPGLNYSELAAKGGGLALPYFNGTGTAQKGRPRKRKSPAMGIDIASYNSGCNENDGDHLDRDQAYPPSQKTKRMRTSFKHHQLRTMKSYFAINHNPDAKDLKQLAQKTGLTKRVLQVWFQNARAKFRRNVLRQENGNDKADGTSLPPPSSDSGALTPPSSAATLTDLTNPSITVVTSVTSSLDSHDSGSPSQTTLTNLF; from the exons ATGGAAGTTGTGGGCTGCAAGGCAGAAGCGAGCAGTTGCACATTGCGTCGTTCAGGAGCGGGAGCCATGCTGTTCCACGGGATCTCCGGTGACCACATCCAAGGCAtcatggaggagatggagaggagatccaAAACCGACTCGCGCCTGGCCAAGGGCGTTCAGCTCAACGGAAGGGAATCG ACCATGCCTTCAATGGGACCGGAGAAGCCCGCGTTGTGTGCTGGCTGTGGAGGCAAAATCTCGGATAGATATTACCTACTCGCTGTGGATAAACAGTGGCACCTGCGGTGCCTCAAATGCTGTGAATGTAAACAACATTTGGAGTCAGAACTCACGTGTTTTGCCAAGGATGGCAGCATCTACTGCAAGGAGGATTACTACAG GTTCTCAGTGCAGAGGTGTGCGCGCTGCCACCTCGGGATATCGGCATCGGAGATGGTGATGCGTGCACGGGACTCGGTGTACCATCTGAGCTGCTTCACGTGCACCACGTGCAACAAGACCCTGACCACCGGCGACCACTTCGGCATGAAGGACAGCCTGGTGTACTGCCGGGTCCACTTCGAGACCATAGCCCATGGAGAGTACCCACACCCCGGCCTCAACTACTCCGAGCTGGCGGCTAAAGGCGGAGGTCTGGCGCTGCCTTACTTCAATGGCACTGGGACAGCTCAGAAGGGAAGGCCTCGCAAGAGGAAGAGCCCCGCCATGGGCATAGACATCGCCAGCTACAACTCAg GTTGTAATGAGAACGATGGAGACCACCTGGACCGTGACCAGGcctaccctccctcccagaagacCAAGCGCATGCGCACCTCCTTCAAGCACCACCAGCTCCGCACCATGAAGTCCTACTTTGCTATCAACCACAACCCCGACGCCAAGGACCTCAAACAGCTTGCCCAGAAGACAGGCCTCACCAAAAGAGTTCTACAG GTATGGTTCCAAAACGCAAGAGCCAAATTCAGAAGGAACGTTTTGCGACAGGAGAATGGTAATGACAAGGCCGACGGCACGTCACTCCCGCCGCCCTCGTCCGACAGCGGCGCTCTGACGCCCCCCTCCAGCGCGGCCACACTAACAGACCTGACCAATCCCTCTATCACTGTAGTGACCTCCGTCACATCTAGTTTGGACAGCCATGATTCGGGGAGCCCCTCACAGACTACCTTGACAAACCTTTTCTAG